From a single Nocardioides sp. dk884 genomic region:
- a CDS encoding sensor histidine kinase, giving the protein MPLTEPRRPALLDHLGPVFAALWLFFLLDPLLEAWSQRDEAAGLVGLLATIVFAAAYMTLWLRVRTEPHRLVENPPAREAAAYLVVLVGLAVVMLVCLGEPGMSATVYLGVVAVMVLPLRAAAALVTLLVVGAVSVGTLAGWGSQAGIMFAIVSTALAILGMRAVLRSNQALVQAEQENARLAADHERNRLARDLHDILGHSLTVITVKAELAQRLLDLDVDRARTELADLERLSRDALADVRRAVEGYRELTLPGELTRARAALAAAEIEARVPGSAEEVPSELRELFAWAVREGVTNVIRHSGARTCEVALSPTCVEVRDDGAGPAAASPAGLTVSDGTGLAGLRERAAAVGATVRVRALEPGFCLQVARP; this is encoded by the coding sequence GTGCCCCTGACCGAGCCGCGCCGGCCCGCCCTGCTGGACCACCTCGGTCCGGTCTTCGCCGCCCTGTGGCTGTTCTTCCTGCTCGACCCGCTGCTCGAGGCCTGGTCGCAGCGCGACGAGGCGGCCGGCCTCGTGGGGCTGCTCGCGACGATCGTGTTCGCCGCCGCCTACATGACCCTGTGGCTGCGGGTGCGCACCGAGCCGCACCGCTTGGTCGAGAACCCCCCGGCACGGGAGGCGGCGGCGTACCTCGTCGTCCTCGTGGGCCTCGCCGTCGTCATGCTCGTGTGCCTGGGCGAGCCGGGCATGTCGGCAACCGTCTACCTCGGCGTGGTGGCCGTGATGGTCCTGCCGCTGCGGGCCGCGGCAGCGCTGGTCACCCTGCTGGTCGTGGGTGCCGTGTCGGTCGGGACGCTCGCGGGCTGGGGCAGCCAGGCAGGCATCATGTTCGCGATCGTCTCGACGGCCCTGGCGATCCTCGGGATGCGGGCGGTGCTGCGCAGCAACCAGGCCCTGGTGCAGGCGGAGCAGGAGAACGCCCGGCTCGCGGCCGATCACGAGCGCAACCGCCTGGCCCGCGACCTGCACGACATCCTGGGGCACTCCCTGACCGTCATCACCGTCAAGGCCGAGCTGGCCCAGCGGCTGCTGGACCTCGACGTCGACCGGGCCCGCACCGAGCTCGCCGACCTCGAGCGCCTCAGCCGCGACGCGCTCGCCGACGTACGCCGCGCGGTCGAGGGCTACCGCGAGCTCACGCTGCCCGGCGAGCTGACCCGGGCGCGCGCGGCGCTGGCCGCCGCCGAGATCGAGGCCCGGGTGCCGGGCTCGGCCGAGGAGGTGCCCAGCGAGCTGCGCGAGCTCTTCGCCTGGGCGGTGCGCGAGGGCGTCACCAACGTGATCCGGCACTCCGGGGCCCGCACCTGCGAGGTGGCCCTCTCCCCCACCTGCGTGGAGGTGCGCGACGACGGGGCCGGGCCTGCGGCCGCGTCCCCGGCCGGGCTCACCGTGTCCGACGGCACCGGCCTCGCCGGCCTGCGCGAGCGGGCGGCCGCCGTCGGCGCCACCGTGCGGGTCCGCGCCTTGGAGCCGGGGTTCTGCCTGCAGGTGGCCCGACCGTGA
- a CDS encoding VOC family protein: protein MSAPASPTAPATVVISPCLWFDDGLEAAMDFYTAVFPNSTVGDVLRRSDPDGGQGGVVAADFTLGGVMFRGINGGPQFRFSEAVSFQIDCADQAEVDHYWERLTDGGEESMCGWLKDRFGVSWQVTPRRLYELLRDPDPARAYAAQEAMLQMRRIVVADLEAAADAAAPA, encoded by the coding sequence ATGTCCGCTCCTGCTTCCCCCACGGCCCCCGCGACCGTCGTCATCAGTCCGTGCCTGTGGTTCGACGACGGCCTGGAGGCGGCGATGGACTTCTACACCGCGGTCTTCCCGAACTCCACGGTCGGCGACGTGCTGCGCCGCTCCGACCCCGACGGCGGTCAGGGCGGCGTGGTCGCCGCCGACTTCACCCTCGGCGGCGTGATGTTCCGCGGCATCAACGGCGGCCCGCAGTTCCGCTTCAGCGAGGCGGTCTCCTTCCAGATCGACTGCGCCGACCAGGCGGAGGTCGACCACTACTGGGAGCGGCTCACCGACGGCGGGGAAGAGTCGATGTGCGGCTGGCTCAAGGACCGCTTCGGCGTCTCCTGGCAGGTCACCCCGCGCCGCCTCTATGAGCTGCTGCGCGACCCGGACCCGGCGCGCGCGTACGCCGCCCAGGAGGCGATGCTGCAGATGCGCCGGATCGTGGTGGCCGATCTCGAGGCCGCCGCGGACGCCGCGGCACCCGCGTGA
- the map gene encoding type I methionyl aminopeptidase, translating into MTPVAPATVSPRRPVPAHIPRPEYVDQPAPAAYTGGEVKDADTIERMRRAGRLAAQARELVGSHVRPGVTTDELDRIGHEFLCDHGAYPSTLGYRGFPKSLCASVNEVVCHGIPDSRVIEDGDIVNIDITAFLDGVHGDTNATFLAGDVDEESRLLVERTREALRRGINAVRPGRRIDVIGRVIESYAKRFGYGVVREFTGHGIGTAFHSGLIVPHYDESGYDDLIEVGMTFTIEPMLNLGTHEWEMWDDGWTVVTQDRRRSAQFEHTLLVTPEGAEVLTEV; encoded by the coding sequence GTGACTCCTGTGGCCCCTGCGACCGTCTCCCCCCGCCGACCCGTGCCCGCCCACATCCCGCGGCCCGAGTACGTCGACCAGCCCGCCCCCGCGGCGTACACCGGCGGCGAGGTCAAGGACGCCGACACCATCGAGCGGATGCGTCGCGCGGGACGCCTCGCCGCGCAGGCCCGCGAGCTGGTCGGCTCCCACGTGCGGCCCGGGGTCACCACCGACGAGCTGGACCGGATCGGCCACGAGTTCCTCTGCGACCACGGCGCCTACCCCTCCACGCTGGGCTACCGCGGGTTCCCCAAGTCGCTGTGCGCCAGCGTCAACGAGGTCGTGTGCCATGGCATCCCCGACAGCCGGGTGATCGAGGACGGCGACATCGTCAACATCGACATCACCGCGTTCCTCGACGGCGTGCACGGCGACACCAACGCCACCTTCCTCGCCGGGGACGTCGACGAGGAGAGCCGGCTGCTCGTCGAGCGCACCCGCGAGGCGCTGCGCCGCGGCATCAACGCGGTGCGCCCGGGCCGGCGCATCGACGTGATCGGCCGGGTGATCGAGTCCTACGCGAAGCGCTTCGGCTATGGCGTGGTCCGCGAGTTCACCGGGCACGGCATCGGCACCGCGTTCCACTCCGGCCTGATCGTCCCGCACTACGACGAGTCCGGCTACGACGACCTGATCGAGGTCGGCATGACCTTCACCATCGAGCCGATGCTCAACCTCGGCACCCACGAGTGGGAGATGTGGGACGACGGCTGGACCGTCGTCACCCAGGACCGCCGCCGCAGCGCGCAGTTCGAGCACACCCTGCTCGTCACCCCCGAGGGCGCCGAGGTGCTCACGGAGGTGTGA
- a CDS encoding NAD(+) synthase: MDFYSAYAHGFARVAAVTLPVRVADPATNLAHVLEQARACHDDGVAVAVFPELCLSGYALDDLFLQDPLLDAVQGALEELVSASVDLTPVLVVGAPLAHGNRVLNTAVVVHRGRVLGVAPKSYLPTYREFYERRWFAPGDDVTGTVVLAGEEVPIGSDLLFDAVDVPGLVLHAEVCEDMWVPVPPSAEAALAGASVLANLSGSPITVGRAEDRRLMVRSASSRCLAAYVYAAAGQGESSTDLSWDGQTMVYEHGELLGETERFPDGARRTVVDVDLDRIRLERLRTGTFDDNRRSLAGRSTGRGFRRVEFRLSPPTGDVGLRRRVDRFPFVPDDPARLAQDCYEAYNIQVSGLEQRLRAIGDPKIVIGVSGGLDSTHALIVAANAMDRLGRPRSDILAFTLPGFATSDVTRTNAVRLMKSLGTTYETIDITPAARQMLNDMGHPFARGEEVYDVTFENVQAGLRTDYLFRLANQRRGIVLGTGDLSELALGWCTYGVGDQMSHYNVNAGVPKTLIQHLIRWVIGHDQFDAETVEVLQEILDQEISPELVPSREDERPQSTEDTVGPYALQDFTLFHVLRYGMRPSRVAFLAWHAWHDADAGEWPPGFPEDKRVAYDLGEVRRWLEVFVRRFFASQFKRSALPNGPKVSAGGTMSPRGDWRMPSDASPAAWLADLESVPPS, from the coding sequence GTGGACTTCTACTCCGCCTACGCCCACGGCTTCGCGCGCGTCGCCGCCGTCACCCTGCCGGTCCGGGTCGCCGACCCCGCGACCAACCTCGCGCACGTGCTCGAGCAGGCCCGGGCCTGCCACGACGACGGCGTGGCGGTGGCGGTCTTCCCCGAGCTGTGCCTGTCCGGCTACGCCCTCGACGACCTGTTCCTCCAGGACCCGCTGCTCGACGCCGTGCAGGGCGCCCTGGAGGAGCTGGTCAGCGCCTCGGTCGACCTGACCCCGGTGCTGGTCGTCGGCGCCCCGCTGGCCCACGGCAACCGGGTCCTCAACACCGCGGTCGTGGTGCACCGCGGCCGGGTCCTGGGCGTGGCCCCGAAGTCCTACCTGCCGACCTACCGGGAGTTCTACGAGCGCCGCTGGTTCGCGCCCGGCGACGACGTCACCGGCACCGTCGTGCTGGCCGGCGAGGAGGTCCCGATCGGGTCCGACCTGCTCTTCGACGCCGTCGACGTGCCCGGGCTGGTGCTGCACGCCGAGGTCTGCGAGGACATGTGGGTGCCGGTCCCGCCCAGCGCGGAGGCCGCGCTCGCCGGGGCCAGCGTGCTCGCCAACCTCTCCGGCAGCCCGATCACGGTCGGCCGCGCCGAGGACCGCCGGCTGATGGTCCGCTCGGCGTCCTCACGCTGCCTCGCCGCCTACGTGTACGCCGCGGCCGGGCAGGGCGAGTCCAGCACCGACCTGTCGTGGGATGGCCAGACGATGGTCTACGAGCACGGCGAGCTGCTGGGGGAGACCGAGCGGTTCCCCGACGGCGCGCGGCGCACCGTCGTCGACGTCGACCTGGACCGGATCCGCCTGGAGCGGCTGCGCACCGGCACCTTCGACGACAACCGCCGCTCGCTCGCCGGCCGCTCCACGGGCCGGGGTTTCCGCCGCGTCGAGTTCCGGCTCTCGCCGCCGACCGGCGACGTGGGGCTGCGCCGCCGGGTGGACCGTTTCCCGTTCGTGCCCGACGACCCCGCGCGACTCGCCCAGGACTGCTACGAGGCCTACAACATCCAGGTCTCCGGGCTCGAGCAGCGGCTGCGGGCCATCGGCGACCCGAAGATCGTCATCGGGGTGTCCGGCGGCCTGGACTCCACCCACGCGCTGATCGTGGCCGCCAACGCCATGGACCGGCTGGGCCGCCCGCGCAGCGACATCCTGGCCTTCACGCTGCCCGGGTTCGCGACCAGCGACGTGACGCGCACCAACGCCGTACGCCTGATGAAGTCGCTCGGCACCACCTACGAGACGATCGACATCACCCCGGCCGCGCGCCAGATGCTCAATGACATGGGGCACCCGTTCGCCCGCGGCGAGGAGGTCTACGACGTCACCTTCGAGAACGTCCAGGCCGGGCTGCGCACCGACTACCTGTTCCGCCTGGCCAACCAGCGCCGCGGCATCGTGCTCGGCACCGGCGACCTCTCCGAGCTCGCGCTGGGCTGGTGCACCTACGGCGTGGGCGACCAGATGTCGCACTACAACGTCAACGCCGGGGTGCCCAAGACCCTGATCCAGCACCTGATCCGGTGGGTGATCGGCCACGACCAGTTCGACGCCGAGACCGTCGAGGTGCTCCAGGAGATCCTCGACCAGGAGATCTCCCCGGAGCTGGTGCCGAGCCGGGAGGACGAGCGCCCGCAGAGCACCGAGGACACGGTCGGCCCCTACGCGCTGCAGGACTTCACGCTCTTCCACGTGCTGCGCTACGGCATGCGGCCCAGCCGGGTCGCGTTCCTGGCCTGGCACGCCTGGCACGACGCCGACGCGGGGGAGTGGCCGCCCGGTTTCCCCGAGGACAAGCGGGTGGCCTACGACCTGGGGGAGGTACGGCGCTGGCTGGAGGTCTTCGTCCGGCGCTTCTTCGCCTCCCAGTTCAAGCGCTCCGCACTGCCCAACGGGCCCAAGGTCAGCGCCGGCGGCACCATGTCACCGCGCGGGGACTGGCGGATGCCCTCCGACGCGAGCCCGGCCGCGTGGCTGGCCGACCTGGAGTCGGTGCCCCCGTCCTGA
- a CDS encoding PQQ-dependent sugar dehydrogenase: protein MRRPALVSIPSALLLGLGLLAPASAGVAPVPGLEETPRAATSAATAPAPAPAARKAPALRVRTVVGGLDIPWDVQPIGRGRLLVTERNTARLWVVSDGAKRRVRFPSGQVWRSGETGLMSLEVDPGFADNRRFYTCQGDRPAGGRPEVDVVAWRLGPGAHRATRVRTLLSGMPATADGRHGGCRLLVLRDGSLLVGTGDGTVGSNPRDLASYGGKTLRLLRTGAPWPGNPFVRAKKKAKRYVFTYGHRNVQGLAQRRDGTLWSVEHGSYRDDEVNRLVKGGDYGWNPVPGYNQSVPMTDQSLPGRQRAARWRSGPSTIATSGAAFVPARGWGAYAGNLAVAALAGERVVFLRFDRSGKLVRTRTPQELRRYGRLRSVTVAPGGSLLITTSNGGNDKVLRVSPRRR from the coding sequence ATGCGTCGGCCCGCCCTCGTCTCGATCCCGTCCGCGCTCCTGCTCGGCCTCGGTCTGCTCGCGCCGGCCTCGGCCGGCGTCGCCCCGGTCCCCGGGCTCGAGGAGACGCCCCGCGCCGCGACCAGCGCCGCGACCGCTCCCGCGCCGGCCCCGGCCGCCCGCAAGGCCCCGGCCCTGCGGGTGCGCACCGTCGTCGGCGGCCTGGACATCCCCTGGGACGTCCAGCCGATCGGGCGCGGGCGGCTGCTGGTCACCGAGCGCAACACCGCCCGCCTCTGGGTCGTCTCCGACGGCGCCAAGCGGCGGGTCCGGTTCCCCAGCGGCCAGGTGTGGCGCTCCGGTGAGACCGGCCTGATGTCGCTGGAGGTCGACCCCGGCTTCGCCGACAACCGCCGCTTCTACACCTGCCAGGGCGACCGGCCCGCGGGCGGGCGCCCCGAGGTCGACGTCGTCGCCTGGCGTCTGGGCCCCGGCGCCCACCGGGCGACCCGGGTGCGCACGCTGCTGTCCGGGATGCCGGCCACCGCGGACGGTCGTCACGGCGGCTGCCGGCTGCTGGTGCTGCGCGACGGCTCGCTGCTCGTCGGCACCGGGGACGGCACCGTCGGGAGCAACCCCCGCGACCTCGCGTCGTACGGCGGCAAGACGCTGCGCCTGCTGCGCACCGGCGCCCCGTGGCCCGGCAACCCGTTCGTGAGGGCGAAGAAGAAGGCCAAGCGCTACGTGTTCACCTACGGCCACCGCAACGTGCAGGGTCTCGCCCAGCGCCGCGACGGCACCCTGTGGTCGGTCGAGCACGGCAGCTACCGCGACGACGAGGTGAACCGTCTGGTCAAGGGCGGGGACTACGGGTGGAACCCGGTGCCCGGCTACAACCAGTCGGTGCCGATGACCGACCAGTCCCTGCCCGGTCGTCAGCGCGCCGCCCGTTGGCGCTCGGGACCCTCGACGATCGCGACCAGCGGCGCCGCGTTCGTCCCGGCCCGCGGCTGGGGCGCCTACGCCGGCAATCTCGCCGTCGCCGCGCTGGCCGGCGAGCGCGTCGTCTTCCTCCGCTTTGACCGCAGCGGCAAGCTGGTGCGCACCCGGACCCCGCAGGAGCTGCGTCGCTACGGCCGGCTGCGCTCGGTCACCGTCGCACCCGGCGGCTCGCTGCTGATCACCACCTCCAACGGCGGCAACGACAAGGTGCTGCGGGTCTCGCCGCGCCGGCGCTGA
- a CDS encoding response regulator transcription factor — translation MSGSIRLLLADDQALVRGALAALLGLEPDLEVVAEVGSGDAVLAAVLEHRPDVALLDVEMPGLDGIAATAEVRRAAPDTRVLIVTTFGRPGYLRRALQAGAAGFVVKDTPAARLADAVRRVHAGLRAVDPVLAADTLVAGDSPLTPRESDVLRAARDGASVAVIAARLFLSEGTVRNHLSAAIGKTGATNRAEAVLTADGHGWL, via the coding sequence GTGAGCGGGAGCATCCGGCTGCTGCTCGCCGACGACCAGGCGCTGGTGCGCGGCGCCCTCGCCGCGCTGCTCGGCCTGGAGCCCGACCTCGAGGTGGTCGCCGAGGTCGGCTCCGGCGATGCGGTGCTGGCCGCCGTGCTCGAGCACCGCCCCGACGTCGCGCTGCTCGACGTGGAGATGCCGGGGCTCGACGGGATCGCCGCGACCGCCGAGGTACGCCGGGCCGCGCCGGACACCCGGGTGCTGATCGTGACCACCTTCGGGCGGCCGGGCTACCTGCGCCGGGCGCTGCAGGCCGGCGCCGCCGGCTTCGTCGTGAAGGACACCCCGGCGGCCCGCCTCGCCGACGCCGTACGCCGGGTGCACGCCGGCCTGCGCGCCGTCGACCCGGTGCTGGCCGCCGACACCCTCGTGGCCGGGGACTCCCCGCTCACGCCGCGCGAGAGCGACGTCCTGCGCGCCGCCCGCGACGGCGCCTCGGTGGCCGTGATCGCCGCCCGGCTGTTCCTCTCCGAGGGCACTGTCCGCAACCACCTCTCCGCGGCGATCGGCAAGACCGGCGCCACCAACCGGGCCGAGGCGGTGCTGACCGCCGACGGGCACGGGTGGCTCTGA
- a CDS encoding class I SAM-dependent methyltransferase, protein MSFEVSAQAYNQFMGRYSEPLAELFVEAGGAEPGQRALDVGCGPGALTERLVQRLGPAHVAAVDPVPAFVDATAERCPGALVRRGDASRLPFDDASYDLVLAQLVVQFLPDPVAGLREMARVAGPGGTLAACVWDHAGDSGPVSAFWSAVRALEPDVRGEAALPGTAKDDLPRLVEAAGLRVTAADRLTVRVRHESFEDWWEPYTLGVGPAGAHVASCRGDSADRLREECRRRLPEGPFHVLASAWSILAQA, encoded by the coding sequence GTGTCCTTCGAGGTGTCCGCGCAGGCCTACAACCAGTTCATGGGCCGCTACTCCGAACCGCTCGCCGAGCTGTTCGTCGAGGCCGGCGGGGCCGAGCCCGGACAACGCGCGCTCGACGTCGGCTGCGGCCCCGGGGCCCTGACCGAGCGGCTCGTGCAGCGTCTGGGTCCCGCCCACGTGGCCGCCGTCGACCCGGTGCCCGCCTTCGTCGACGCCACCGCGGAGCGGTGTCCGGGGGCGCTCGTACGCCGCGGCGACGCCAGCCGGCTGCCGTTCGACGACGCGTCGTACGACCTGGTGCTGGCGCAGCTCGTGGTGCAGTTCCTGCCCGACCCGGTCGCCGGGCTGCGGGAGATGGCGCGGGTCGCGGGCCCGGGCGGCACCCTCGCGGCCTGCGTGTGGGACCACGCCGGGGACAGCGGTCCGGTCTCGGCGTTCTGGAGCGCCGTGCGGGCCCTGGAGCCCGACGTGCGCGGCGAGGCCGCGCTGCCGGGCACCGCCAAGGACGACCTGCCCCGCCTGGTCGAGGCCGCGGGGCTGCGGGTGACCGCCGCCGACCGGCTCACCGTCCGGGTGCGCCACGAGTCCTTCGAGGACTGGTGGGAGCCCTACACGCTGGGGGTCGGCCCGGCCGGCGCGCACGTCGCCAGCTGCCGCGGCGACTCCGCCGACCGGTTGCGCGAGGAGTGCCGACGCCGGCTGCCCGAGGGACCTTTCCACGTGCTCGCCTCGGCCTGGTCGATCCTCGCGCAGGCCTGA
- a CDS encoding DUF6281 family protein: protein MRIAVVAVPLTLAFAVSGCSAGGSQTSGDCSAQVRADGIVYTSHGYTERKASRHSVADQADCDDVGEDAAGSVFGEHPQQVTTWAFRGYPPEDVVGVRLDKNSFAVFVADSVPDTERERIYRDLRRD, encoded by the coding sequence ATGAGGATCGCCGTCGTAGCCGTCCCGCTGACGCTCGCCTTCGCCGTGTCCGGTTGCTCGGCGGGCGGGTCCCAGACCTCCGGTGACTGCTCCGCCCAGGTGAGGGCTGACGGCATCGTCTACACCTCTCACGGCTACACCGAGCGGAAAGCCAGCAGACACTCTGTTGCCGACCAGGCGGACTGCGACGACGTGGGCGAGGACGCCGCTGGCTCCGTGTTCGGTGAGCACCCACAGCAGGTCACCACGTGGGCGTTTCGTGGGTACCCGCCCGAAGATGTCGTGGGCGTCCGCCTCGACAAGAACTCCTTCGCGGTCTTCGTTGCCGACTCCGTCCCCGATACCGAACGCGAGCGCATCTATCGGGACCTTCGCCGCGATTGA
- the panB gene encoding 3-methyl-2-oxobutanoate hydroxymethyltransferase — MSEETAPYGSGAAATETAATPRKRIRTHHLRELKERGERFAMLTAYDQYTAQVFDEAGIEVLLVGDSASNNVFGNETSLPVTVDELIPLTRAVSRSARRALVVGDLPFGSYQASPEQGYLTAVRFMKEGGAHCVKLEGGAEMAPVITRMAQGGIPVMAHIGFTPQSEHTLGGYRVQGRGETAQRILADARAVEAAGAFAVVMEMVPGDVAAEVTRELSIPTIGIGAGNQCDGQVLVWQDAFGLRTGKMPRFVKQYADVRTALLDGARAYAEDVRAGTFPGPEHTF; from the coding sequence ATGAGCGAAGAGACCGCGCCGTACGGCAGCGGCGCGGCGGCCACCGAGACCGCCGCCACCCCCCGCAAGCGGATCCGCACCCACCACCTGCGCGAGCTCAAGGAGCGCGGCGAGCGCTTCGCGATGCTCACCGCCTACGACCAGTACACCGCCCAGGTCTTCGACGAGGCCGGCATCGAGGTGCTGCTCGTCGGCGACAGCGCCTCCAACAACGTCTTCGGCAACGAGACCTCGCTGCCGGTCACGGTCGACGAGCTGATCCCGCTGACCCGCGCGGTGTCCCGCTCCGCGCGGCGCGCGCTGGTCGTCGGCGACCTGCCGTTCGGGTCCTACCAGGCCTCCCCGGAGCAGGGCTACCTCACCGCGGTGCGGTTCATGAAGGAGGGCGGCGCGCACTGCGTCAAGCTCGAGGGCGGCGCGGAGATGGCCCCGGTCATCACCCGCATGGCCCAGGGCGGCATCCCGGTCATGGCGCACATCGGCTTCACCCCGCAGAGCGAGCACACCCTCGGCGGCTACCGCGTGCAGGGCCGCGGCGAGACCGCCCAGCGCATCCTCGCCGACGCCCGGGCCGTCGAGGCGGCCGGTGCGTTCGCCGTGGTGATGGAGATGGTGCCCGGCGACGTGGCCGCGGAGGTGACCCGCGAGCTGTCGATCCCCACCATCGGCATCGGCGCCGGCAACCAGTGCGACGGCCAGGTGCTGGTGTGGCAGGACGCCTTCGGACTGCGGACCGGCAAGATGCCGCGCTTCGTCAAGCAGTACGCCGACGTGCGCACCGCCCTGCTCGACGGCGCTCGCGCATATGCCGAGGACGTCCGGGCCGGGACGTTCCCCGGGCCCGAGCACACCTTCTGA
- a CDS encoding ABC transporter permease: protein MSTIDTSVDIAVDISGRRVPRLGGFSLTVLRIELRRMLRNRNTLAFALLLPAALFLSFGSTEGWEESVGNGNVAAYIMVSMALYGAALTAASGGTTVAMERSLGWSRQLRLTPLHPGVHVATKVVLALVLGAVAIVVVNLVGVVQGKPAMPLRIWLACALLSLLCTLVFAALGVLVGFLVPGENAMQILGPGLAVLSFLGNVFIPIEEGTTVYAVAQWTPMFGVAEISRYPLTDDLAWTAVLNAAVWLLLLVTGAAWRMSRDTARV from the coding sequence ATGAGCACGATCGACACCTCCGTCGACATCGCTGTGGACATCTCTGGGCGACGGGTGCCCCGACTGGGCGGGTTCAGCCTCACCGTGCTCCGCATCGAGCTGCGCCGGATGCTGCGCAACCGCAACACCCTGGCGTTCGCGCTGCTGCTCCCCGCGGCGCTGTTCCTGTCCTTCGGCTCCACCGAGGGCTGGGAGGAGAGCGTCGGCAACGGCAACGTCGCGGCGTACATCATGGTCTCGATGGCCCTGTACGGCGCCGCGCTGACCGCCGCGTCCGGCGGCACCACGGTGGCGATGGAGCGCTCCCTGGGCTGGTCGCGCCAGCTCAGGCTGACCCCGCTGCACCCCGGGGTCCACGTGGCCACCAAGGTCGTCCTCGCGCTGGTGCTCGGCGCGGTCGCGATCGTCGTGGTCAACCTCGTCGGCGTCGTGCAGGGCAAGCCCGCGATGCCGCTGCGGATCTGGCTCGCCTGCGCGCTGCTCAGCCTGCTGTGCACGCTGGTGTTCGCCGCGCTCGGCGTCCTCGTCGGGTTCCTGGTCCCCGGGGAGAACGCCATGCAGATCCTCGGCCCCGGCCTGGCGGTCCTCTCCTTCCTGGGCAACGTCTTCATCCCGATCGAGGAGGGCACCACCGTCTACGCCGTGGCCCAGTGGACGCCGATGTTCGGGGTCGCCGAGATCAGCCGCTACCCCCTCACCGACGACCTGGCCTGGACGGCGGTGCTCAACGCCGCGGTCTGGCTGCTGCTCCTCGTCACCGGCGCCGCCTGGCGGATGAGCCGGGACACCGCCCGGGTCTGA
- a CDS encoding VOC family protein, with product MADVPHLLHTVLDTTDVRGLAEFYRELLGLRYRAGDEPPTDGSPTDPDWLVLVDEHDVRRLAFQQVPRLEPTTWPSHDVPMQLHLDLTVPDLDALGRHRARAESLGARLLLDRTDDPEEPLVVLADPSGHPFCLFVA from the coding sequence ATGGCGGACGTCCCGCACCTGCTGCACACCGTGCTCGACACCACCGACGTACGCGGGCTGGCGGAGTTCTACCGCGAGCTGCTCGGCCTGCGCTACCGCGCCGGGGACGAGCCGCCGACCGACGGATCCCCCACCGACCCGGACTGGCTGGTGCTGGTCGACGAGCACGACGTACGCCGGCTGGCCTTCCAGCAGGTGCCGCGCCTGGAGCCGACGACCTGGCCGAGCCACGACGTACCCATGCAGCTGCACCTGGACCTGACCGTCCCCGACCTCGACGCCCTCGGACGCCACCGCGCCCGGGCGGAGTCCCTCGGCGCGCGGCTGCTGCTGGACCGCACCGACGACCCCGAGGAGCCGCTGGTGGTGCTGGCCGACCCGTCCGGGCACCCGTTCTGCCTGTTCGTGGCCTGA
- a CDS encoding ABC transporter ATP-binding protein, translating into MTPTSTLTRTAAVRLEGVTRSFGAVEAVRGIDLTLQQGEVVAFLGPNGAGKTTTIDMLLGLTQPTTGTVRVLGHTPREAIARGLVSAVMQTGGLLKDLTVRETVAYVASLFARPRPVEEVLADADITAIADRLVAKCSGGEQQRLRFAMALVPDPALLLLDEPTTGMDVEARRTFWAAIRRDAARGRTVLFATHYLEEADQYADRIVLVREGRIVADGSAAEIKARATGRTVRATLSAPDPDALRTLGALPGVTGVEVRGESVLVHTTASDTTARHLLTHTAARDLEITAHGLEDAFLSLTGEAAR; encoded by the coding sequence ATGACTCCCACCAGCACCCTCACCCGGACCGCCGCAGTCCGCCTCGAGGGCGTCACCAGGTCCTTCGGCGCCGTCGAGGCGGTCCGCGGGATCGACCTCACCCTCCAGCAGGGTGAGGTCGTGGCGTTCCTCGGGCCCAACGGCGCCGGCAAGACCACCACCATCGACATGCTCCTGGGACTCACCCAGCCGACCACCGGGACCGTCCGGGTGCTCGGGCACACGCCGCGCGAGGCGATCGCGCGCGGACTGGTCTCCGCGGTGATGCAGACCGGCGGGCTGCTCAAGGACCTGACCGTGCGCGAGACCGTCGCCTACGTCGCGAGCCTCTTCGCCCGGCCCCGCCCCGTCGAGGAAGTGCTCGCCGACGCCGACATCACCGCGATCGCGGACCGCCTGGTCGCGAAGTGCTCGGGCGGGGAGCAGCAGCGGCTGCGCTTCGCGATGGCGCTGGTGCCCGACCCGGCCCTGCTCCTGCTCGACGAGCCCACCACCGGGATGGACGTCGAGGCCCGGCGTACGTTCTGGGCGGCGATCCGCCGCGACGCCGCCCGCGGGCGCACCGTCCTGTTCGCCACCCACTACCTCGAGGAGGCCGACCAGTACGCCGACCGCATCGTGCTGGTCCGCGAGGGGCGGATCGTGGCCGACGGCAGCGCCGCCGAGATCAAGGCGCGCGCCACCGGCCGGACGGTGCGCGCGACGTTGTCCGCGCCCGATCCCGACGCCCTGCGCACGCTCGGTGCGCTGCCCGGCGTCACCGGCGTCGAGGTCCGCGGGGAGAGCGTGCTCGTGCACACCACCGCCAGCGACACCACCGCGCGCCACCTGCTCACGCACACCGCGGCACGCGACCTGGAGATCACCGCCCACGGACTCGAGGACGCGTTCCTCAGCCTGACCGGGGAGGCGGCCCGATGA